In Arcobacter sp. F2176, a single window of DNA contains:
- a CDS encoding TAXI family TRAP transporter solute-binding subunit translates to MKKFILLVFLGSIPTFLFATQFITIGTGGVTGTYYPTGGKICKFVNKAKEKTNIRCSIESTGGSVFNVKAIKSGELDFAIVQSDIVYQASKGIGKFKGEEFPKLRSVLAIYPESFTLVTRKDANINGITDIKGKRINIGNLGSGTEATALALFKTLNIETSDLSYVGNLKSSAMPDALRDNKLDGYFYMVGHPTANIKDASNSTDTIIVPITGAKVDKFVKEHPYFTKTDIPGGIYRGNPKEIPTFAVKAVLVANSTMSDKAVYTVVKQIMENFNEFKKAHLALTPITKKSFLEGLSAPLHTGAKKYFKEIGLIK, encoded by the coding sequence ATGAAAAAATTTATATTATTGGTATTTTTAGGTTCTATACCTACTTTTTTATTTGCTACACAATTTATTACAATAGGTACAGGTGGAGTAACTGGAACATATTATCCAACTGGTGGGAAAATCTGTAAGTTTGTAAATAAAGCAAAAGAAAAAACAAATATTAGATGTTCTATTGAATCAACAGGTGGTTCTGTTTTTAATGTAAAAGCAATAAAAAGTGGTGAGTTGGATTTTGCAATTGTTCAATCAGATATTGTTTATCAAGCATCAAAAGGTATAGGGAAATTTAAGGGTGAAGAATTTCCTAAATTAAGATCAGTACTTGCTATTTATCCTGAATCATTTACTTTAGTTACAAGAAAAGATGCAAATATAAATGGCATTACGGATATAAAAGGTAAAAGAATAAATATAGGAAATCTAGGCTCAGGCACTGAAGCCACTGCATTAGCTTTATTTAAAACTTTAAATATAGAAACATCTGATTTATCATATGTTGGTAATCTAAAATCTTCAGCAATGCCAGATGCCCTAAGGGATAATAAACTTGATGGATACTTTTATATGGTCGGTCATCCAACAGCGAATATTAAAGATGCCTCAAACTCTACAGATACTATAATTGTCCCAATCACAGGAGCAAAAGTTGATAAGTTTGTTAAAGAACATCCATACTTCACAAAAACTGATATTCCAGGTGGTATTTATAGGGGTAACCCAAAAGAGATACCAACTTTTGCTGTAAAGGCTGTATTAGTTGCAAATTCTACGATGAGCGATAAAGCTGTTTATACCGTAGTAAAACAGATTATGGAAAACTTTAATGAATTTAAAAAAGCCCATCTAGCACTTACACCTATTACCAAAAAATCTTTTTTAGAAGGATTATCTGCTCCATTACATACTGGTGCTAAAAAATATTTCAAAGAGATTGGATTGATAAAATAA
- a CDS encoding AraC family transcriptional regulator: MNKTQFFIDEKIPYIELRYSKTKLNYKEHLHDDLSIGALVSGKREYTNKNNKYIIAKNSLAIVNPNIIHSCNNITSEETSYYMLYIKKQWLFKIQKELNPALNSFVPFSKEFLENKKEYEDFIKLCEVIFSSELYLEKEVLLLEFISNLYLNHCDFKIDSKESYKTKVKDIMEYLNKNISENISLDELSKKFNLSTFYIIKLFKKELGISVYSYFINLKIEYAKVLLKKGISIVETALECGFYDQSHLHRNFLKIVALTPKEYQDNFVQ; the protein is encoded by the coding sequence ATGAACAAAACCCAATTTTTTATAGATGAAAAAATTCCTTATATTGAACTAAGATACTCTAAGACCAAATTAAACTATAAAGAGCACTTGCACGATGATTTATCAATAGGTGCTTTAGTTAGTGGAAAAAGAGAATATACAAATAAAAACAATAAATATATAATTGCAAAAAATAGTTTAGCAATAGTAAATCCAAATATAATTCACTCTTGTAATAATATCACTAGTGAAGAGACAAGTTATTATATGCTTTATATAAAAAAACAATGGCTGTTTAAAATACAAAAAGAGTTAAATCCAGCTTTAAACTCTTTTGTTCCTTTTTCTAAAGAATTTCTTGAAAATAAAAAAGAGTATGAAGATTTTATTAAATTATGTGAAGTGATTTTTTCTTCTGAACTCTATTTAGAAAAAGAGGTTTTATTATTGGAATTTATTTCAAATTTATACTTAAATCATTGTGATTTTAAAATAGACTCAAAAGAGAGTTATAAAACAAAAGTAAAAGATATTATGGAATATCTAAATAAAAATATTAGTGAGAATATATCTTTAGATGAACTATCAAAAAAGTTTAATCTTTCTACATTTTATATTATCAAACTTTTTAAAAAAGAGTTAGGAATATCTGTATATTCATATTTTATCAATCTAAAAATTGAGTATGCGAAGGTACTACTAAAAAAAGGCATAAGTATAGTAGAGACTGCTTTAGAGTGTGGCTTTTATGACCAAAGCCATTTGCATAGAAACTTTTTAAAAATCGTAGCCTTAACTCCAAAAGAGTATCAGGACAACTTCGTACAATAA
- a CDS encoding LysE family translocator, producing the protein MNIDIFIQGFIPLALAHFIALLSPGADFFILVSSSSKNGKTAGILTAFGIAFANGLYILFALFGILLIQNNQILFISIKLVGALYLLYLSYHLIFSKQRELFKNDKNIKRTKELLKNFLKGFLSAILNPKNSIFYFTMFSISSTHKIPLDFQIIYAFWMFFVVLFWDIFIVYLINSKNNRVLIQKYSNKIEKISGVILFVLGFAILISLF; encoded by the coding sequence ATGAATATAGATATTTTTATACAAGGTTTTATTCCCCTAGCACTTGCACACTTTATTGCACTTCTAAGTCCTGGTGCTGATTTTTTTATATTAGTTTCAAGCTCTTCAAAAAATGGAAAAACAGCAGGTATTCTTACAGCTTTTGGTATTGCTTTTGCAAATGGACTTTATATTTTATTTGCTCTTTTTGGAATTTTACTTATTCAAAATAATCAAATACTTTTTATAAGTATAAAACTAGTAGGTGCTCTATATTTATTATACTTATCTTATCACTTGATATTTTCAAAACAAAGGGAGTTATTTAAAAATGATAAAAATATCAAAAGAACAAAAGAGTTATTAAAAAACTTTCTAAAAGGATTTTTATCAGCAATATTAAATCCGAAAAATTCAATATTTTATTTCACTATGTTTTCTATTTCAAGCACGCATAAAATACCCTTGGATTTTCAGATAATTTATGCCTTTTGGATGTTTTTTGTAGTTTTATTTTGGGATATTTTTATCGTATATTTAATCAATTCAAAAAATAATAGAGTTCTAATACAAAAATACTCAAATAAAATAGAGAAGATCTCAGGAGTGATTCTTTTTGTATTAGGTTTTGCAATTTTGATAAGTCTATTTTAA
- a CDS encoding IclR family transcriptional regulator has translation MKALHSTTSRIINILELISNNKEGYTLTEISKLLDIPKTSLSPILKTLVYYNYLAYNEITLKYSIYIGILSVSSSVNKNNAIVKFIKEEMNRIVASCNEICQLGVLNKHEVLYVEKVNASNPIQLATSVGVQFPANCSALGKALLFKHSFKELENVFPGELERRTENTITSIKDLYEDIIKIDQNGYATEREEGMKEVECIAVPIIKDNLVLAAISVSIPLFRSSQKKKDKVIDLLTESRKKVEKYISNMNVKSIFD, from the coding sequence TTGAAGGCACTACATTCGACAACTTCAAGAATCATCAATATTCTTGAGTTAATTTCTAATAACAAAGAAGGTTATACCTTAACTGAAATTTCTAAGCTTTTGGACATACCAAAAACGAGTTTATCACCTATACTTAAAACACTAGTTTATTATAATTATCTAGCTTATAATGAGATAACATTAAAGTATTCTATTTATATTGGAATATTAAGTGTATCTTCTTCTGTAAATAAAAATAATGCAATTGTGAAGTTTATAAAAGAAGAGATGAATAGAATTGTTGCAAGCTGTAATGAAATCTGTCAACTAGGGGTTCTTAATAAGCATGAAGTATTATATGTAGAAAAAGTAAATGCTTCTAATCCCATTCAATTAGCAACTTCAGTAGGTGTACAATTCCCCGCAAATTGTAGTGCACTTGGAAAAGCATTACTTTTCAAGCATTCATTTAAAGAGTTGGAAAATGTCTTTCCAGGTGAACTTGAAAGAAGAACAGAAAACACGATTACCTCAATTAAAGACTTGTATGAAGATATTATAAAAATAGACCAAAATGGATATGCAACAGAGAGAGAAGAAGGAATGAAAGAAGTTGAGTGTATTGCGGTTCCTATTATCAAAGATAATCTTGTTTTAGCAGCTATTAGTGTATCTATACCTTTATTTAGAAGTTCTCAAAAGAAAAAAGACAAAGTAATTGACTTATTGACTGAAAGTAGAAAAAAAGTAGAAAAGTATATTTCAAATATGAATGTAAAATCTATTTTTGACTAA
- a CDS encoding dihydrodipicolinate synthase family protein, giving the protein MGKIQGVFPPLITVFNEDSTIDIDSIKKHIDFLIEKGVDGVAILGTTGEFFSLSFEEKKFLVENILAHTKNRIKVIVGVGETNSSKAFKFIDYLEDKDVEALLVINPYFVVYDEDTIVKYYSEICNRTSKNVLIYNFPTLSGFDFTYDVVRRIALNNNNLAGIKETVEDIKHIEKMLKIKDEKKDFSVFCAFESQAIEALKLGVDGFINATVNFAPEFTVNTYKYFNEGNEELTKEYFDKMNSAMKVYTYSQPLLQACKQAVYFRVLKEDKYEKLPAYSLSEEKKKALKNDLQKLNIL; this is encoded by the coding sequence ATGGGTAAAATTCAAGGGGTATTTCCACCTTTAATAACTGTATTTAATGAAGATTCAACAATAGATATTGATTCTATAAAAAAACACATAGATTTTTTAATTGAAAAAGGCGTAGATGGGGTAGCTATTTTAGGTACAACGGGGGAGTTTTTTTCACTTTCATTTGAAGAAAAGAAATTTTTAGTTGAAAATATATTAGCACATACAAAAAATAGAATAAAAGTTATAGTAGGGGTTGGAGAAACAAATTCAAGTAAAGCATTTAAATTTATAGACTATTTAGAAGATAAAGATGTAGAAGCATTGTTAGTTATTAACCCTTATTTTGTTGTTTATGATGAAGATACAATTGTAAAATACTATAGTGAAATATGTAATAGAACATCTAAAAATGTGCTTATTTACAATTTCCCAACATTGAGTGGATTTGATTTTACTTATGATGTTGTAAGAAGAATAGCCTTAAATAATAATAATTTAGCAGGGATAAAAGAGACTGTTGAAGATATAAAACATATTGAAAAAATGTTAAAAATAAAAGATGAGAAAAAAGATTTTTCTGTTTTTTGTGCCTTTGAAAGCCAAGCAATAGAAGCCTTAAAACTAGGTGTTGATGGATTTATCAATGCTACTGTAAACTTTGCACCTGAATTTACTGTAAATACATATAAATATTTTAATGAAGGAAATGAAGAACTTACAAAAGAGTACTTTGATAAAATGAATAGTGCAATGAAAGTTTATACATATAGCCAACCTCTTTTACAAGCTTGTAAACAAGCTGTATATTTTAGAGTACTAAAAGAAGATAAATATGAAAAATTACCAGCATATTCTTTAAGTGAAGAGAAAAAGAAAGCACTTAAAAATGACTTGCAAAAACTTAATATCTTATAA